One segment of Paenibacillus sp. FSL R7-0337 DNA contains the following:
- a CDS encoding extracellular solute-binding protein: MTNVNGKRKLALGLSAVLMSSMVLSACSSKDSSEASGNGAAAAGSLKIEIFDRGNAPAGVTASDNFLTNYVKENFGKANNIDVEFVPIPRSEEVTKLNVLMASGTDVPDIVFTYDSGTFNKYAEQGGLTDLTPLLKEHGQNLTKFLGEDTLRYGQYDGVQYSIPAKRSTVGKYASFIRQDWLDKLGLPVPATSEELYNTLTAFKTKDPGETGGKVIPLGMTIAAAQYDSLVWSFIKPVTEQERYELTQNLSSRDYPILLPGFKDAIQYMNKLYNEGLISKDFALDENKETLTQNIGNGLVGAFSDDNDAIFYPDGAYDVMTKNNPKAVLSAIDPFTNSEGKTAKPVSAPNGMYIMIPKSSKHAVEAIKYLDWMSADGHLQYIQNGIEGEHYTLEGGVPVSIPDMSVESSNKLSGGGDIGIIANGRIFESQDKNNEAFVKSFRTKYQDIIAKSLTISTTNPIEPVFTSRPIEAESKYGTTLSDKIKQLMVKSTMVSPGEFEVTYESMLKDYMSSGGQAILDERKAAYSEQK, from the coding sequence ATGACAAATGTTAACGGTAAAAGAAAGTTGGCTCTCGGTCTCTCGGCGGTTCTTATGTCATCTATGGTATTGTCTGCATGCTCGTCTAAAGATTCCAGTGAAGCAAGCGGCAACGGTGCAGCAGCAGCCGGCAGCTTGAAGATCGAAATTTTTGACCGTGGCAATGCGCCCGCCGGTGTTACGGCATCCGATAACTTCCTCACTAATTATGTTAAAGAGAATTTCGGTAAGGCTAACAATATCGATGTGGAATTTGTCCCTATCCCCCGCTCAGAGGAAGTGACCAAGCTTAATGTCCTGATGGCCAGCGGAACCGATGTCCCTGATATCGTCTTCACCTATGACTCCGGGACCTTCAACAAATATGCCGAGCAAGGCGGGCTGACGGATCTGACTCCGCTGCTGAAGGAACACGGACAGAATCTGACCAAGTTCCTTGGCGAGGATACTCTGCGCTACGGTCAATACGATGGCGTCCAGTATAGCATTCCCGCCAAACGTTCAACGGTAGGTAAATATGCTTCCTTCATTCGTCAGGACTGGCTGGATAAGCTGGGGCTTCCCGTTCCGGCTACCTCAGAGGAGCTGTACAATACACTAACTGCCTTCAAGACCAAAGATCCGGGTGAAACCGGCGGCAAGGTGATTCCGCTGGGCATGACGATTGCTGCGGCGCAGTATGATTCGCTGGTCTGGTCCTTCATCAAGCCGGTCACTGAGCAGGAGCGCTACGAGCTTACACAGAACCTGAGCTCCCGGGACTACCCGATTCTGCTGCCTGGATTCAAGGATGCCATTCAATATATGAACAAGCTGTATAACGAAGGGCTGATCAGCAAGGATTTCGCCCTGGACGAGAATAAAGAAACTCTTACACAGAATATCGGGAACGGGCTTGTGGGCGCATTCAGCGATGATAACGATGCGATCTTCTACCCTGACGGTGCTTATGATGTGATGACGAAGAATAACCCGAAGGCTGTACTGAGCGCCATTGATCCGTTCACGAACAGCGAGGGGAAGACAGCCAAGCCGGTATCTGCTCCGAACGGGATGTATATTATGATTCCGAAGTCCAGCAAGCATGCGGTGGAAGCTATTAAGTATCTGGACTGGATGTCTGCAGATGGTCATCTGCAATATATCCAGAACGGGATTGAAGGCGAGCATTACACGCTGGAAGGCGGTGTGCCGGTCTCCATTCCGGATATGTCTGTCGAATCCTCCAACAAGCTGTCAGGCGGCGGGGATATCGGGATTATCGCGAACGGACGGATTTTTGAGAGCCAGGACAAGAATAATGAAGCCTTCGTGAAGAGCTTCCGCACCAAGTATCAGGACATCATCGCAAAATCACTTACAATTTCTACCACTAATCCAATTGAGCCGGTGTTCACCAGCCGTCCGATTGAGGCAGAGAGCAAATACGGCACGACACTTAGCGATAAAATCAAGCAGTTGATGGTGAAATCTACAATGGTCTCCCCTGGCGAATTCGAAGTCACCTATGAGAGTATGCTGAAGGACTACATGTCAAGCGGCGGACAGGCCATTCTGGATGAACGCAAGGCTGCCTACAGCGAGCAGAAATAA